The following coding sequences lie in one Arachis hypogaea cultivar Tifrunner chromosome 9, arahy.Tifrunner.gnm2.J5K5, whole genome shotgun sequence genomic window:
- the LOC112709800 gene encoding uncharacterized protein, with amino-acid sequence MASHDQSFRAGEAKGQTQEKTNQMMSNVGDKAQAVKDKTAQEAHSAWDKTAQTAQAAKDKTQQAAQTARDRSSETAQNTRAKAQNTAGATRDKASEMGQATRESAQSGKDNAGGFLQQTGEKVKGMAQGAADAVKHTFGMAPHEDEHEHPRRDV; translated from the exons atggcaTCTCATGATCAAAGCTTCAGAGCTGGTGAGGCCAAGGGCCAAACTCAG GAAAAGACCAACCAGATGATGAGTAACGTTGGGGACAAGGCCCAAGCTGTAAAGGACAAGACAGCCCAAGAGGCCCATTCTGCATGGGATAAGACAGCCCAAACAGCCCAAGCAGCAAAGGACAAGACCCAGCAGGCAGCCCAAACTGCAAGGGACAGGTCTAGTGAGACGGCCCAAAACACAAGGGCGAAGGCCCAAAACACTGCTGGCGCAACAAGAGACAAAGCCTCAGAAATGGGCCAGGCCACTAGGGAATCGGCCCAGTCCGGTAAGGACAATGCTGGTGGGTTCCTTCAGCAAACTGGGGAAAAGGTTAAAGGCATGGCACAAGGTGCTGCTGATGCTGTGAAACATACATTTGGAATGGCGCCACATGAAGATGAACATGAACACCCAAGAAGGGATGTCTAG